A genomic window from Paraburkholderia phytofirmans OLGA172 includes:
- the tkt gene encoding transketolase: MSTTEAQPASPIASLAASPLLSAAAAQTRPQEPALRLPLADAIRFLSIDAILQAGEGHQGVPLGMAEIATALFTRHLKFNPADPTWPDRDRFVLSNGHGSLLLYSLLYLTGYAAIDLDQLKTFRELGSHCAGHPEYEPAHGIEATTGPLGQGIANAFGMAIAEAYLAAKFGSELVDHYTYAFVGDGCLQEGIGQEMISLAGHLRLGKLILCWDDNQITDDGSTSLSISEDVCARFRVGGWQVIEVDGHDLEAVSAALTIARLDPRPSMIACKTVIGRGIARLQGQRGGHSGKLFQADADAARAQLGWPHAPFDVPADVLNAWREAGRRSSEEYNAWHARLAALPDVQCAEFERVQAGGLPEGWRDVLDAYRKRAVERDEPQPGITVSGEISDLFARLLPERMIGCADLEAPTGHKRQLHAFTADDRSGAYVHCGVREHLMGAMANGMAAHGGIVATSVTYLAFSDYQRPAMRMAALMGLPVHFVFSHDSIGVGKNGPTHQPVEILASLRAMPNMRVLRPADAVEAAECWALALEHRGGPSTLVFARQALPLVRREHSAESLSRRGAYVLAEAEGGPRAVTLLATGSEVVLALQARNQLQNEGLATAVVSMPCWEIFDEQDADYRAAVLGLNTVRVGVEAALRFGWDRYLGERGGFVGMTGFGASASAETLYEHFGITAQHIVAEAKRHL; encoded by the coding sequence ATGTCCACTACTGAAGCTCAGCCTGCTTCACCGATTGCTTCGCTGGCAGCATCGCCATTGCTGTCAGCTGCGGCGGCGCAAACGCGACCCCAGGAGCCAGCACTCCGATTACCGCTCGCCGACGCGATCCGCTTCCTCTCCATCGATGCGATCCTGCAAGCCGGCGAGGGCCATCAGGGTGTGCCGCTCGGCATGGCTGAAATCGCGACCGCGCTGTTCACCCGGCACCTGAAATTCAATCCCGCCGATCCAACCTGGCCCGACCGCGACCGCTTCGTGCTGTCCAACGGCCACGGTTCGCTGCTGCTGTATTCGCTGCTGTATCTGACCGGCTATGCGGCGATCGACCTCGACCAGCTCAAGACCTTCCGCGAACTCGGCTCGCACTGCGCGGGACATCCGGAGTACGAACCGGCACATGGTATCGAAGCGACCACCGGTCCGCTCGGGCAGGGTATCGCCAACGCGTTCGGCATGGCCATTGCCGAAGCGTATCTCGCGGCGAAGTTCGGCAGCGAGCTCGTCGACCACTACACGTATGCGTTTGTCGGCGATGGTTGTCTGCAGGAAGGCATTGGTCAGGAAATGATTTCGCTGGCCGGGCATCTGCGGTTGGGCAAACTGATTCTCTGCTGGGACGACAACCAGATCACCGACGACGGCAGCACCTCGCTTTCGATCAGCGAAGACGTCTGTGCACGATTTCGCGTGGGCGGGTGGCAGGTGATCGAAGTCGACGGACATGATCTTGAAGCGGTATCCGCGGCGTTGACTATCGCGCGCCTGGACCCGCGCCCGTCGATGATTGCTTGCAAGACGGTCATCGGCCGCGGTATTGCGCGTCTGCAAGGGCAGCGCGGCGGGCATAGCGGCAAGCTGTTTCAGGCAGACGCAGACGCGGCGCGCGCACAACTAGGCTGGCCGCACGCACCGTTCGACGTGCCCGCGGACGTACTGAACGCATGGCGCGAAGCGGGCCGGCGCAGTAGTGAGGAATACAACGCGTGGCACGCGCGCCTCGCGGCTTTGCCAGACGTGCAGTGCGCCGAGTTCGAGCGGGTCCAGGCGGGCGGTTTGCCGGAAGGCTGGCGTGATGTGCTCGACGCTTACCGCAAGCGCGCCGTTGAACGCGACGAGCCGCAACCGGGCATCACAGTGTCGGGCGAGATCAGCGATCTGTTCGCGCGGCTGCTGCCCGAGCGCATGATCGGCTGCGCCGATCTCGAAGCGCCCACGGGCCACAAGCGCCAGTTGCACGCATTCACCGCCGACGACCGCAGCGGTGCATACGTCCACTGCGGCGTACGCGAACATCTAATGGGTGCGATGGCCAACGGCATGGCCGCGCATGGCGGTATCGTCGCGACCAGCGTGACCTATCTGGCGTTCTCCGATTATCAGCGTCCGGCGATGCGCATGGCCGCGTTGATGGGCTTGCCGGTGCACTTCGTGTTCAGTCACGACTCGATCGGGGTCGGCAAGAACGGGCCGACGCATCAACCCGTCGAGATACTCGCCTCATTGCGCGCGATGCCGAACATGCGCGTGCTGCGTCCCGCCGATGCGGTGGAAGCCGCCGAGTGCTGGGCCCTCGCGCTCGAACACCGCGGTGGCCCGAGCACGCTGGTATTTGCGCGCCAGGCATTGCCGCTAGTGCGTCGCGAACATAGCGCCGAGTCCTTGTCGCGGCGCGGTGCTTACGTGCTGGCTGAGGCGGAGGGCGGGCCGCGTGCGGTGACCTTGCTCGCCACCGGTTCCGAGGTCGTGCTGGCGTTGCAGGCACGCAACCAACTGCAGAATGAAGGCCTCGCGACTGCAGTGGTGTCGATGCCGTGTTGGGAAATCTTCGACGAACAGGACGCCGACTATCGCGCCGCGGTGTTGGGTTTAAATACCGTGCGCGTCGGTGTCGAGGCAGCGCTGCGTTTCGGCTGGGACCGCTATCTGGGCGAGCGGGGCGGCTTTGTCGGGATGACGGGCTTCGGTGCTTCCGCCTCTGCGGAGACCTTATACGAGCATTTCGGTATCACAGCGCAGCATATTGTCGCCGAAGCCAAGCGGCATCTGTAA